AAGCAAGATGGCTACTGTTCCAATTATCAAACTGAAATTGAGCATCGTATTTTGCACAGGCTCAAATAGTAGGAATATGGCGGCTACCACCATTCCTGAGCTGACCGCAGTAATCCCTTCCAAAGAGGCTTTAATAATTCTAAATTTTTTCAGTTGATCCCAGAACCTAATGAGGAAAATCATCATTAAAGTGCCAGGAACGAATATTCCTACAGCTGCTAAAAAGCCACCAAGTATCTCACCCCAAACGCCATATTCTCGCATGGAAAGTGCGCCTATATAACTGGCAAATGAGAAAGTTGGACCGGGAATGGCTTGCGCTATGGCAAATCCGCTCAAAAATTCTGATGAAGAGAGATAATCCTTAAAATCTACAAATTCAGTATAAAGAAAAGGAATTAATACCTGTCCACCTCCAAAAATCAAACTTCCGTTCCTATAGAAGTTTTCCAAAAGCCTGATGGGCAATGATTGCGTAAAAAGTCCAATTACTGCGATTAGTACCAATACACTAATCCAAATAATAAGTGCCGTCCATCTGATCTTAATTTTTTCTTTCTCTTCTATCGGCTGTGACTTGTATTTGAAGGCCGTAATAAAACCACCCACTAAAATCAAGACTGGAAATAAATAAGGAGAATTAATCCAAACGGATATTGCTGCTGATATCACAAGCAAAATAACACTCGTTTTGGAGTGAATCACTTTTTTGACAATCCGATAGGCTGCAGCTGCTACAAAGCCCACTGCAATGGGCTGGACGAAAGTCAAGAAGTGAGTGGATAACTGATTTTCATCTATATTGGACATGATAATTCCAAAAGCTGTCATCAGTGCAACTCCAGGAATTACCCAGACAAATAAAGTTAAAAAAGCAAAAGGTGCACCACCTATTTTTGTCGCCAAACCCGTCAAAATTTGAGTGGATGAAGGCCCTGGCAACATTTGGCACAAGGCATTCATTTCTATCAGTTCTTTTTCTGTCAG
This is a stretch of genomic DNA from Marivirga harenae. It encodes these proteins:
- the chrA gene encoding chromate efflux transporter gives rise to the protein MVRNIRYLIYLKDIFILSLTTFGGATAHFAFFLDHLVYKRGYLTEKELIEMNALCQMLPGPSSTQILTGLATKIGGAPFAFLTLFVWVIPGVALMTAFGIIMSNIDENQLSTHFLTFVQPIAVGFVAAAAYRIVKKVIHSKTSVILLVISAAISVWINSPYLFPVLILVGGFITAFKYKSQPIEEKEKIKIRWTALIIWISVLVLIAVIGLFTQSLPIRLLENFYRNGSLIFGGGQVLIPFLYTEFVDFKDYLSSSEFLSGFAIAQAIPGPTFSFASYIGALSMREYGVWGEILGGFLAAVGIFVPGTLMMIFLIRFWDQLKKFRIIKASLEGITAVSSGMVVAAIFLLFEPVQNTMLNFSLIIGTVAILLFTKIPAPYVVLIGLLAGFLLG